One window of the Janthinobacterium sp. PAMC25594 genome contains the following:
- a CDS encoding GlxA family transcriptional regulator — protein MPTIPSSSPLSVAVIAFDGMMPFHLSVPCLVFGAQTDEADLPPFHVRVCAADPAPLRTAAGFSITPECGLEGLEGADIVIMPAWHDDCRDAAPSLVAALQATSGRGARMVGLCLGAFPLAQAGLLDGKRAATHWGMAERLAARYPKVRVDREVLYVDDGGVLTSAGVAAGLDCCLYLLRQLAGAEVANRVARRLLVAPHRQGGQAQFIERPLPVSGSEGRFAEVLAGVTARLDQAHSIDALAERAAMSRRNFTRHFRQAMGTSFKQWLLNQRLAHAQGMLEKSAASIDVVAQEAGFGTALSLRQHFRASLQTSPSAYRKLFREKQACVER, from the coding sequence ATGCCTACTATTCCTTCTTCTTCCCCCTTGAGCGTGGCCGTGATCGCCTTCGACGGCATGATGCCATTTCACTTGTCCGTGCCTTGCCTCGTGTTTGGCGCCCAGACGGACGAGGCCGACCTGCCGCCTTTCCACGTGCGCGTCTGTGCGGCCGATCCCGCGCCCTTGCGCACGGCGGCCGGCTTTTCCATCACGCCCGAGTGTGGACTGGAAGGGCTGGAGGGCGCCGATATCGTCATCATGCCGGCCTGGCACGACGATTGCCGCGATGCCGCGCCGTCCCTGGTCGCGGCGCTGCAGGCGACCAGCGGGCGCGGCGCGCGCATGGTGGGCCTGTGCCTGGGCGCGTTTCCCCTGGCGCAGGCGGGCTTGTTGGATGGCAAGCGCGCCGCCACGCACTGGGGCATGGCCGAGCGCCTCGCGGCCCGCTATCCGAAGGTCAGGGTGGACCGGGAAGTGCTGTACGTGGACGATGGCGGCGTGCTGACGTCGGCCGGCGTGGCGGCCGGTCTCGATTGCTGCCTGTACCTGCTGCGCCAGCTGGCCGGCGCCGAGGTGGCCAACCGCGTGGCGCGCCGGCTGCTGGTGGCGCCGCACCGCCAGGGCGGACAGGCGCAGTTCATCGAGCGCCCGCTGCCCGTGTCCGGCAGCGAAGGGCGCTTTGCCGAGGTGCTGGCTGGCGTGACGGCCAGGCTGGACCAGGCACACAGCATCGACGCGCTGGCCGAACGGGCCGCCATGAGCCGGCGCAATTTTACGCGCCACTTCCGCCAGGCCATGGGCACGTCGTTCAAGCAATGGCTGCTGAACCAGCGTCTTGCGCATGCGCAAGGCATGCTGGAAAAAAGCGCGGCCTCGATCGATGTTGTGGCGCAAGAGGCCGGTTTCGGCACGGCCCTGTCGCTGCGCCAGCATTTCCGCGCCAGCTTGCAGACGTCGCCGTCGGCGTACCGCAAGCTGTTCCGCGAGAAACAGGCGTGCGTGGAGCGCTGA
- a CDS encoding chemotaxis protein CheW, translated as MAAPVAAAQDYVRVRIGALQVGIASSCVRQALARPAGVLPVPGATGALAGVFSHQGQLIPLIDLRPWLHMAADTPCAYVLLLVTDGLLAGLAVDAVSSAQKIHPEHIEQVYHDDEPDHFFRYVARPTGDDELLNLLEPQRLMLRAQAWTRTADMQAGVDAPPDLARTGPAISLALFELAGRVLALPSTLVAEVLPCPPMDTAFGWNGPLAGVAGWRGRQVYVLNGAVFSGALPVPPTPPPLLAVLERDGLCLGLRIDKTLAVRDIDCSQLLHGTDGPCSHPLVAATITAESGPPQLLLDDAALLALCPQTSRETRAQVQALAQDRRSSDAYIVCDAGEELALPMAAIVTIVSLPADMHAPSPDDPAAPSGSFTWQGRTLPLIALGPQGAPTARIVVIEHATRHFGLLVRNLVTLVPAYAATKTSFSQFGGQAQTMITLDSPEGKTSYRVWEPEELAGVTSHAR; from the coding sequence ATGGCGGCCCCGGTAGCGGCGGCACAGGATTACGTGCGGGTAAGGATAGGCGCGCTGCAGGTGGGCATTGCATCTTCCTGTGTACGCCAGGCGCTGGCGCGTCCCGCCGGCGTGCTTCCCGTGCCAGGCGCGACAGGTGCCCTGGCCGGCGTTTTCTCGCATCAGGGCCAGCTGATTCCCCTGATCGACTTGCGCCCCTGGCTCCACATGGCGGCCGATACGCCCTGCGCTTACGTGCTGTTGCTGGTGACGGACGGCCTCCTGGCCGGGCTCGCCGTCGATGCCGTCTCCAGCGCGCAGAAGATTCATCCTGAGCACATTGAGCAGGTGTACCACGACGACGAACCTGACCACTTCTTCCGTTACGTCGCGCGCCCCACTGGCGATGATGAACTGCTGAACTTGCTGGAGCCGCAGCGCCTGATGCTGCGGGCACAAGCCTGGACCCGCACGGCGGATATGCAAGCAGGGGTCGATGCGCCACCCGACCTGGCCCGCACCGGCCCTGCCATATCGCTGGCCCTGTTCGAACTGGCAGGACGCGTGCTGGCACTGCCCTCGACGCTGGTGGCCGAAGTCCTGCCCTGCCCGCCAATGGACACGGCATTCGGCTGGAATGGACCATTGGCCGGGGTAGCCGGCTGGCGCGGTCGCCAGGTGTATGTCCTCAATGGCGCCGTTTTCAGCGGTGCCTTGCCGGTACCGCCAACGCCGCCGCCCCTGCTGGCGGTGCTGGAACGCGACGGCCTCTGCCTGGGGCTACGCATCGACAAGACGCTGGCCGTGCGCGACATCGATTGCAGCCAGCTCCTGCACGGGACGGACGGGCCTTGCAGCCACCCACTGGTGGCCGCCACCATCACGGCGGAATCCGGCCCGCCACAACTGCTGCTCGATGACGCGGCCTTGCTGGCGCTATGTCCACAAACATCGCGGGAAACGCGCGCGCAAGTGCAGGCGCTGGCGCAAGACAGGCGCAGCAGCGATGCCTACATCGTCTGCGATGCGGGCGAAGAACTGGCATTGCCGATGGCCGCCATCGTCACCATCGTGTCCCTGCCTGCCGACATGCACGCCCCCTCGCCCGACGACCCGGCCGCGCCGTCTGGCAGCTTTACCTGGCAAGGACGCACGCTGCCATTGATCGCGCTCGGCCCCCAGGGTGCGCCAACGGCGCGCATTGTCGTCATCGAGCACGCGACACGGCACTTTGGCTTGCTGGTGCGTAATCTCGTCACCCTGGTACCCGCCTACGCGGCGACAAAAACCAGCTTCAGCCAGTTCGGCGGGCAAGCGCAGACGATGATTACACTCGATTCACCGGAAGGAAAAACCAGCTACCGCGTATGGGAACCAGAGGAACTGGCTGGCGTCACAAGCCATGCGCGTTGA
- a CDS encoding PAS domain-containing methyl-accepting chemotaxis protein → MNHRMTEADQAKQGMAGVGLAAALGKMQGLLQFDLHGRVSNANQIALDLFGYQRDELLGQPHQLLCTVTRDRQQEEREFWRLLAEGQSQCGDFRRVDRQGRELWIQARYVPLSHDGGQADHVIVLIDDITANMRSRLDFSGKIQAIERVQAVIEFDLQGRVLRANDNFLRTFGYQEQELLGQHHRMFCTAEDVQASSYRQLWEGLERGQFQSGEFRRIDKLGREVWIQASYNPILDIDGRPLKVIKFATDITAAKRLSSETAGKIDAIARSQAVIEFDMRGIILTANSNFLRAVGYTLEEVQGQHHSMFCDDMLVQSEAYRNFWADLGEGKFKSARFHRLAKHGAAIWLQATYNPILDTNGRAFKVVKFAMDITQQVEREQTVSSRVAGIGDVMQELAGAIDSIGQGAAHANTIAQQTEQHARQGRVLLGQSIDSILEIQKSSQDVHEIVSTISDIAIQTNLLAFNAAVEAARAGEHGRGFAIVADEVRKLAEKSGDAARNIARLIDSTISRVDQSGTLSEQVRQSFEQIRDSVHNTTQSIGQIDQATAAQVDSSRHVAQLLTELQATTAAEH, encoded by the coding sequence ATGAACCACCGAATGACGGAAGCTGACCAGGCAAAGCAAGGCATGGCGGGTGTTGGCCTGGCGGCCGCGCTGGGCAAGATGCAAGGCCTGTTGCAATTCGATTTGCACGGCCGCGTGAGCAACGCCAACCAGATCGCGCTCGATCTGTTCGGCTATCAGCGCGACGAACTGCTGGGCCAGCCCCACCAGTTGCTATGCACGGTCACGCGCGACCGGCAGCAGGAGGAGCGGGAATTCTGGCGCCTGCTGGCCGAGGGCCAGTCACAGTGCGGCGATTTTCGGCGCGTGGACAGGCAAGGACGGGAACTCTGGATACAGGCGCGCTATGTCCCGCTATCGCACGATGGTGGACAAGCCGACCACGTCATCGTGCTCATCGACGACATCACGGCCAATATGCGCTCGCGCCTGGATTTTTCGGGCAAGATCCAGGCCATTGAGCGGGTCCAGGCCGTGATTGAATTTGATCTGCAGGGCCGCGTGTTGCGCGCCAACGACAACTTTCTGCGCACCTTCGGCTACCAGGAACAGGAACTGCTCGGCCAGCACCACCGCATGTTCTGCACTGCGGAAGATGTGCAGGCCAGCAGCTACCGGCAATTATGGGAAGGCCTGGAACGCGGTCAATTCCAGTCCGGCGAGTTCCGCAGGATTGACAAACTGGGCCGCGAAGTCTGGATACAGGCGTCCTACAACCCCATCCTGGATATCGATGGCCGGCCGCTAAAGGTGATCAAGTTTGCCACCGATATTACCGCCGCCAAGCGCCTCAGCTCCGAGACGGCCGGCAAGATCGATGCCATCGCCCGCTCGCAAGCGGTGATCGAATTCGACATGCGGGGCATCATCCTGACGGCCAACAGCAATTTCCTGCGGGCAGTCGGCTACACGCTGGAAGAAGTACAGGGACAGCACCACAGCATGTTTTGCGATGACATGCTGGTGCAGAGCGAGGCTTACCGTAACTTCTGGGCCGATCTCGGCGAAGGCAAATTCAAGAGCGCCCGTTTTCACCGGCTTGCCAAGCATGGCGCCGCCATCTGGCTGCAGGCTACCTACAATCCGATTCTCGACACCAACGGCCGTGCCTTCAAGGTCGTCAAATTCGCCATGGACATCACGCAGCAAGTCGAGCGCGAACAGACCGTCAGCAGTCGCGTCGCCGGCATCGGCGATGTCATGCAGGAGCTCGCCGGCGCCATCGACAGCATCGGCCAGGGCGCCGCGCATGCGAACACCATCGCACAGCAAACGGAACAGCATGCCCGGCAGGGGCGCGTACTGCTGGGCCAATCCATCGATTCCATCCTGGAGATCCAGAAATCGTCGCAGGACGTACATGAAATCGTCAGCACGATCAGCGATATCGCGATCCAGACCAACCTGCTGGCCTTCAATGCCGCCGTCGAGGCGGCCCGCGCCGGGGAACATGGCCGCGGTTTCGCCATCGTGGCGGATGAAGTACGCAAACTGGCCGAAAAATCCGGCGACGCGGCCCGCAACATCGCGCGCCTGATCGATAGCACCATCAGCCGCGTCGATCAAAGCGGCACCCTGTCGGAACAGGTGCGTCAATCGTTCGAACAGATCCGTGATTCCGTCCATAACACGACACAATCGATCGGCCAGATCGACCAGGCCACGGCGGCCCAGGTCGACTCCAGCAGGCACGTGGCGCAACTGCTGACCGAGCTGCAAGCGACAACCGCCGCGGAGCACTGA
- a CDS encoding tetratricopeptide repeat protein has protein sequence MQLPASLAHISVEPDWQHTTAYPPLGFTPFFEGALGNGDTFGLYWPIGREAYEPIVVETWHDEWRLQPHFSSLAAFLQAYAAAEDEYVGTPSLADDPTSPRAAYLEAKEQIAQRNPDAAIALLEAALAIVPEYTDALVLLHGQYVRAGRIGEAVKVAIDAIISPPSFGGPPFKALQWLRTQPVPDGELDPIWRACGQLSFNFGGSKENADYPVLLAAIATYVEQGKHLRASPLMQTYAELMSAETISFQQRYGFEPAAFIARQIAVSARLPHGSRAPAAPSLPGKD, from the coding sequence ATGCAACTACCCGCAAGCCTCGCCCACATCTCGGTCGAACCAGACTGGCAACACACGACTGCGTATCCACCGCTCGGTTTCACCCCGTTCTTTGAAGGCGCACTGGGCAATGGCGACACGTTCGGCCTGTACTGGCCCATCGGGCGCGAAGCGTACGAACCGATCGTCGTCGAAACGTGGCACGACGAGTGGCGCCTCCAGCCGCACTTTTCCAGCCTGGCGGCGTTTTTGCAAGCCTACGCGGCAGCGGAGGACGAGTATGTCGGCACGCCATCGCTGGCCGACGACCCGACTTCGCCGCGCGCCGCCTATCTGGAAGCCAAGGAACAGATCGCGCAGCGCAACCCGGACGCGGCCATCGCGCTGCTGGAAGCGGCGCTGGCCATCGTGCCCGAATATACGGACGCGCTGGTGCTGCTGCATGGCCAGTACGTGCGCGCGGGCAGAATCGGGGAAGCCGTCAAGGTGGCCATCGATGCCATCATTTCACCACCGTCGTTTGGCGGCCCGCCATTCAAGGCCTTGCAATGGCTGCGCACGCAGCCGGTGCCGGACGGGGAACTCGACCCCATCTGGCGCGCCTGCGGGCAATTATCGTTCAACTTTGGCGGCAGCAAGGAAAATGCCGATTATCCCGTGCTGCTGGCCGCCATCGCCACCTATGTGGAGCAGGGCAAGCACCTTCGCGCCTCGCCCCTGATGCAGACGTATGCCGAACTGATGAGCGCGGAAACCATCTCGTTCCAGCAACGCTATGGCTTCGAGCCGGCCGCCTTCATCGCGCGGCAGATCGCCGTCAGTGCGCGGCTCCCGCACGGCAGCCGCGCCCCGGCAGCGCCATCGCTGCCCGGCAAGGACTAG
- a CDS encoding carboxymuconolactone decarboxylase family protein, with protein MRLPLIAPKDLTPEQKPLYDDMRKGITSNFNDFIAVREDGALMWPWNPWLHEPAIGKAIWDLTLAMTANATLPDNVRQIAILVVGARYNAAYEIYAHIAVAEREGMSAERLATLVADVKPGDLDKHESIAYDLAYALSRAGTLPEPVYRLELATFGQHGTNELIYLVGLYALVSTTLNGFNVPVPERD; from the coding sequence ATGCGCCTGCCCCTGATTGCTCCGAAAGACCTGACGCCCGAACAGAAGCCGCTGTATGACGATATGCGCAAAGGCATCACCAGCAATTTCAACGACTTCATCGCCGTGCGCGAAGACGGCGCCCTGATGTGGCCATGGAATCCGTGGCTGCACGAACCGGCCATCGGCAAGGCCATCTGGGACCTGACCCTGGCCATGACGGCCAACGCCACGTTGCCCGACAACGTGCGCCAGATTGCCATCCTGGTGGTCGGTGCGCGCTACAACGCCGCCTATGAAATCTACGCCCACATCGCCGTCGCGGAGCGCGAAGGCATGTCGGCCGAGCGCCTGGCCACGCTGGTGGCCGACGTCAAGCCCGGCGACCTCGACAAGCACGAGAGCATCGCCTACGACCTGGCCTACGCGCTCAGCCGCGCCGGCACGCTGCCGGAGCCGGTGTACCGGCTGGAGCTGGCCACCTTTGGCCAGCACGGCACCAACGAGCTGATTTACCTGGTGGGCCTGTACGCGCTGGTCTCGACCACCCTGAACGGCTTCAACGTGCCGGTGCCGGAACGCGACTGA
- a CDS encoding Lrp/AsnC ligand binding domain-containing protein, producing the protein MRILKESARGLDKLDRHILRILQQDGRISMKDLGEQVGLSITPCIERVKRMERDGVITGYHAKVNPAALGAKLLVFVEITLNQKSASAFEQFRREVLQIPEVQECHLVSGDFDYLIKARIHEMAEYRKLLGDMLLQLPGAAQSKSYVVMEEIKETLALSTDVLQSR; encoded by the coding sequence ATGAGAATCCTTAAAGAATCGGCACGTGGCCTCGACAAGCTGGACCGCCACATCCTGCGCATCCTGCAGCAGGATGGCCGCATCTCGATGAAAGACCTGGGCGAACAGGTGGGCCTGTCGATCACGCCCTGCATCGAGCGGGTCAAGCGCATGGAGCGCGACGGCGTCATCACGGGCTACCACGCCAAGGTGAACCCGGCCGCGCTGGGCGCCAAGCTGCTCGTCTTTGTAGAGATTACTCTCAATCAAAAGTCGGCGTCCGCCTTCGAGCAATTCCGCCGCGAAGTGCTGCAGATTCCCGAGGTGCAGGAATGCCATCTGGTATCGGGCGACTTCGATTACCTGATCAAGGCGCGCATCCATGAAATGGCCGAGTACCGCAAACTGCTGGGCGACATGCTGCTGCAGCTGCCGGGCGCCGCGCAATCGAAAAGCTATGTGGTGATGGAAGAAATCAAGGAAACCCTGGCGCTCTCGACCGACGTGCTGCAGAGCCGCTAA
- a CDS encoding D-amino acid dehydrogenase, translating to MRIVILGSGVIGVTSAYYLAKAGHEVTVIDRQPGPALETSFANAGQISPGYASPWAAPGIPLKAVKWMMQRHAPLAISLDGSAAQLKWMWQMLRNCTPEAYAVNKERMVRLAEYSRDCFKVLRAEAGITYEGRQQGTMQLFRTEKQYNDAAKDIEVLKDAGVPYEVLQRNELSRAEPALEAVKGKLFGGLRLPNDETGDCQLFTTRLSEMAEALGVKFRYGVSIDALLTQGDEIAGVQCGAEVVKADSYVVALGSYSTGFMKPLLDIPVYPLKGYSITVPIVNAAKAPVSTILDETYKIAVTRFDDRIRVGGMAEIAGYNLNLNPRRRETLEMVVNDLFPGGGNTAEATFWTGLRPMTPDGTPIVGRTPLRNLFLNTGHGTLGWTMSCGSAQLLADLMSSKQPAILADDLSVSRYSGAQRGGKLQYAGA from the coding sequence ATGCGTATCGTGATTCTGGGTAGCGGCGTCATCGGCGTCACCAGTGCTTACTATCTGGCCAAGGCAGGACATGAGGTGACCGTCATCGACCGCCAGCCGGGCCCGGCACTGGAAACCAGCTTCGCGAATGCGGGGCAAATCTCGCCCGGCTACGCTTCGCCATGGGCCGCGCCCGGCATTCCCCTGAAAGCCGTGAAGTGGATGATGCAGCGCCACGCGCCGCTGGCCATCTCGCTCGACGGCAGCGCCGCCCAGCTGAAATGGATGTGGCAGATGTTGCGTAATTGCACACCGGAAGCGTATGCCGTGAACAAGGAACGCATGGTGCGTCTGGCCGAATACAGCCGCGACTGCTTCAAGGTGCTGCGCGCCGAGGCCGGCATCACGTATGAAGGCCGCCAGCAAGGCACGATGCAATTGTTCCGCACTGAAAAACAATACAACGACGCCGCCAAGGATATCGAAGTGCTCAAGGATGCGGGCGTGCCGTACGAAGTGTTGCAGCGCAACGAGCTGTCGCGCGCCGAGCCGGCCCTGGAAGCGGTCAAGGGCAAGCTGTTCGGCGGCTTGCGCCTGCCCAACGATGAAACGGGCGATTGCCAGCTGTTTACCACGCGCCTGTCGGAAATGGCCGAGGCGCTGGGTGTGAAGTTCCGCTATGGCGTGTCCATCGATGCCTTGCTGACGCAGGGCGATGAAATCGCTGGCGTGCAATGCGGCGCGGAAGTCGTCAAGGCCGATTCCTATGTGGTGGCCCTCGGTTCCTACTCGACGGGCTTCATGAAGCCATTGCTCGACATTCCCGTGTATCCATTGAAGGGCTATTCGATCACCGTGCCTATCGTCAATGCGGCCAAGGCGCCCGTGTCGACCATCCTCGATGAAACCTACAAGATCGCCGTGACGCGTTTCGACGACCGCATCCGCGTGGGCGGCATGGCGGAAATCGCCGGCTACAACCTGAACCTGAACCCGCGCCGCCGCGAAACCCTGGAAATGGTCGTCAACGACCTGTTCCCCGGCGGCGGCAACACGGCGGAAGCCACGTTCTGGACAGGTTTGCGCCCGATGACGCCGGACGGCACGCCGATCGTCGGCCGCACGCCGCTGCGCAACCTGTTCCTCAACACGGGCCACGGCACCCTGGGCTGGACCATGTCCTGCGGTTCGGCGCAATTGCTGGCCGACCTGATGTCGTCGAAACAGCCGGCGATTTTGGCCGACGACCTGTCCGTCAGCCGCTACAGCGGCGCGCAGCGCGGCGGCAAACTGCAATACGCGGGAGCCTGA